The sequence AGCCGTCCGCCGGTGGCCCCGGCGATTACCACGTCACGGGCGACGATCGTCTCCTCGGCCGTAGCCGGCCAGGGCGGCAGACCAGTGGCGTGCGCCGCCGCGCCGGCGTTGACCTGGCCGCGCTCCGCGAGACGCGGGCACTGCGCGTGCTGGGCGACGAAAGTTCCGGTGCGGCGGGCTGCCTCCAGTGCCCGCAGCAGGAGCCTTGGGTCCTCGACACATACACCGTCGTCGGAGAACATCAGAGCGCCGGCGGCCGCCATGGCGTCGAGGGGGGCGAGGCTGCGGCCGGCGAGCCCGCTGGTGACGGCCCCCACCGGGTGCACCCGGCAGGACGCGGTTCGTGCCGCCCGCTCGATGATGTGCCGTACCCGCTCGGGGGTGTCGGTCGCCGGCACGCAGTTGGCCATGGCGAGCACGTCGGAGTACCCGCCGTGCGCCGCCGCCCCGGTACCACTCGCGATGGTCTCCGAGGCCGCGTCGCCGGGCTCGCGCAGGTGGGTGTGGAGGTCCACCAGGGCCGGCAGCATGATCAGGCCGTCGCAGTCGGCTGTCGTCGTGTCCGCGGCACTCGTGCCGCCCGCGTTCCCGGGGGACGTCACGGTGGCGATCCGGCCGTCCCGTACGGTCACGTCCCGGGGTGGGCCGCCGAGGGGCCGTACTCCCCGCAGGGTCATCATCCTTGCGGGGCCGTCCGCCCAGGTGCCGTTCACCGGTCGGTGTCCGGGCGCGTGAGGCGGAAGACCGGTCCGTCCGCGCAGATCAGCGGGGACTCCTCGGGACCGCTCCTGGTCCCGGTGGCGCAGCCATGGCAGTACCCGAGGCCGCAGGCCATGTGGGCTTCCAGCGATACCTGGACGTCCGATGCCCAGCGTTGGCCGAGCTCCTCACAGAGCCGGGCCAGCCGTTCCGAACCGCACGTCAGGATCTGCTGCGGAGGGGCCTGGTCGAGGTCTGCGGTCAGCATGGCCCGGAGCCGGGTCACGTCGCTGCTGCCGGTGTCGTCGGTGACCTCGTGCAGTCGGGTCACGCCGGCCGCCCGGTAGACGTCGGCACCTACGACTCTGTCCGCGCTTCTGCCGCTGGCCACGGCGACGATCTCGACTTCGGTCCCGGCGCACTCCTGGGCGACCGTGGTCAGTGAACAGGTGCCGATACCGCGTCCGACCAGAAGAACGCGCCGCGTTCGCGGGGCGATCCGGAATCCCTGGCCCAGCGGTCCCACGACCAGCATCCGTTCGCCGGGGCGGAAGGAGGCCAGCCGGCGGGTGCCGTCACCGACCACCCCGAGGACGATGTCGAGGGTGCCGGCCTCCGGGTTCCGGCTGTACACGGCCATGGGGCGCGGCAGGACGGGGCCCGTGTCCCCGTCCCGGGCCGCGGTCAGCATGACGAACTGTCCTGCCCGGCATGTACGGGCGATGCTCGGTGCTTCCAGGCGCAGGAGGTGGTAGCCCCGGCCGTGCGGGGCGGAGGCGAGGACCCGGGCACGGTGCCAGGTCGGGGCGGGCCGGTCGGTCTCGGACCCGGACAGCGGTGTCACGCTGTCCCGGACCGGTACGCCGGCCGCTGTGTCCGTTATGTCGAGGGTGTTCATGCTACGAGGGCCTCCTGTGCGGACAGCCGGGCCTCAAGTCGCAGGAGACTCGCTGCCAGGATGTCGGTTCCGACGGCGAGTTCGGCCGGACGGGTCAGCTCCTCGGGGCTGTGGCTGACCCCGCCGTTGTGACTGGGGACGAAGATCATGCCGGTGGGCACCACATGGTTGATCATCTGTGCGTCGTGACTGGCCCCGCTCGGCATGACCCGGTGTGCGACCCCGGCCTCCGTCGCGGCCTCGGCGACGGTGTCCCGGAGCCATCGGGGAAGGATGACGGGGGAGGCGTCGGCCAGCAGCCGGGATTCGTATCCGATTCCGCGCCGGGAGCAGATGCTCTGTGCGCCTTCGACGATCTCCGCAGCGGTCAGCCGCTGTCGGTCGTTGTCGACGTCCCGGACGTCGACATACACCTCGACGCTCCCTGCGATCGTGGTGAGGGACCCAGGTGAGACATTCATACGTCCGACGGTTGCGCGGGTGCCGTGATGGCGGCTGTCGTTGGCGAGGGACTCGATCATCAGGATGATCTCCGCCGCCGCGGCCATCGCGTCGGCCCTCAGCCGCATCGGGGTCCCCCCGGTGTGCGAGGCCCGTCCGGTGAGATCGAGGCGCAGCCGGGTGCTGCCCGAGATCAGGTCGACGAGTCCGAGGGGAACGGACTCGGACGCCAGCAGGGATCCCTGCTCTATGTGCAGTTCCAGGAAGGCGGCCCAGTCCTCGCCGCGCCAGCGGGCCGCCTCGGTGTCGTTCGGATCGAGGCCGACAGCTGTCATGGCCTGCGCCAGCGACACGCACTCGGCGTCCTGCTTGGTCTCCAGGTCGGCCGGACCGGTCAGTCCTGCGGCGATCCGGCTGCCCGTGCACGCCTGTCCGAAGCGGGCTCCCTCCTCGGCGGCGAAGGCCACGAACCGGACCGGACGGGTGAGCCGGGTCTCGCTGGAGACATACAGCTGCGCCACCTCCATCGCCGCGACCACACCGGCTATGCCGTCGTACGCGCCGGCGCCCGGCACGCTGTCGAGATGGGAGCCAGTGCCGAGGCCCGGCAGTTCGGGGGTCGTGCCGGGCAGTTCGGCGATCGTGTTGCCGGCCGTGTCCGTGCGCACGTCCAGGCCGAGCGCCCGCATGTGCGCGGCGTACCTGTCGTGGGCCCGGCGTTCGAGCGGGGTGTACGCGAGTCGGGTGACGCCAGGGCCCCGGCCGGGCTCCGACAATCCGGCGAAGGCGTCCAGGTGCGCTTGGAGCCGGCCGGCGTCGGCGCGCGGGAGGGAGGCGAGGGCGGGCGCGGTCATCGGAGTCCGGCCGACGCGGCTTCCGCCTCAGAGAGCAGCGATACCACGGGGACGGAACCCGCGGCGTCGAGTGCCGGCGTGTGCAGGACAGCTGCCACCGCGGCCACTTCGGCGTCCGCGCCGTGCAAAAGGCTGAGCAGGGCCTTCAGCCAGCGCGGCTCCCAGGCGGTCGCCAGCAGCACGACCCGGTCGCCGGGGGTGATGGTGGGGGTGACGGTGGCGATTCCGGACGCGTCGGTGACCCGTAGGACGGTCGCGCCCGTCGCCAGGGCCACGATGTGGGCGAGCACGGCGTCGTCGCTGCTCTCCCACACCGCGATGTGGTCCGGCCTCAGGTCGCGTACGGCGTCGGCGACGGCCCGGCCGATGAGATCGGCCGTGGCCGGGGACACCTGTGTGTTCAGGGTGGTGCCGTAGGCGTCCGTGGCCGCGCCGAGTTCACGGGCGGCGGACAGGATCGCGAGGGTGCTTTCGGTCATCGGGGATCGTCCTCCTTCTGGTCGGCCGCGGGCCCGAGCGGGGCCCGCGAAGGGGTGGCGGAGAAGAGCGCGTGGAACCGTACTCCGTACTGTTCCAGGAGCGTGTCCGCCACACCGTTGTCGCTGCGGTTGAGCACGCTGAGGACGTGGGAGACCCTCATCCCGGCTTTCAGGGCGGCCCGCAGCGGTGGTGCCGCGTCCTGCGCTGTGCGCATCAACGGCACGACGGCGACGGTGTACTCGCCCGCGTGGGCCTCGCCGGTCAGGCGGGCGTCCTGTCCGCTTCCGGTCACCGTCGCGAACGGCAGCCCCGTGTGCAGGGCCAGGGCGGTGGTGGCGGCGATGCCGTCGGGGGCGGCGCACACCAGCCGGTCGGTTCCGGGGGGGAGCGCCTCGGAGAGCAGCGCCGCGGTGCGGCGCAGGATGGACGGCCGGCTCTGGACGGCTACGACGTCGACCCGGCCGTCGCCGGCGGGGGCCACCGCGAGTATGTCGGCGTACAGTTCGGCGCTTCGTTGCTGGGCGCTCTGAAAAGCGCTGGGGACGTCGGGTGCCGTGTGCAGGGCCTGGGCAAGGTTCATGGGGGCTCCGTGGATGGGAGTCGGTGGAGACCGCGCGGGGTCGGGGTAAGGCGCCGGGAGGTGTGGCCCGGCCGCGGAGAGGAGTCAGGTCCGCACCGTGCCGCGTTCGTCCGCGAGACGGGCGATGCCGAGTTCGCGGCACAGGGCGTCGAGGTCCCGCAGGATCCCGGTCATGGCGTACGGGCGGGTGAACGTCGCCGTGCCGATCTGTACGGCGGTGGCTCCGGCCAGGACGAACTCCAGGACGTCCCGCGCGGTGCTGATGCCGCCGCATCCGATGACGGGTATCCCGACGGCCGAGGCGGCCTGCCACACCAGGCGCAGCACTATGGGCCGGACCGCGGGCCCGGACAGTCCTCCCACTCCGTTGCCCAGCACCGCGCTCCGCCCGGTCACGTCGATGGCCATGCCGGGGAAGGTGTTGGCGACTGTCACGGCGGTCGCGCCCGCCTGCTCGGCGGCCCGCGCGATGTCACTGATCGATGTCACGTTCGGGGTCAGTTTGACGATGACGGGCAGTGAAGTGCGCGCCACGACACCGGAGACGACGCGCTCCACGGTCGACGCGTCCGTTCCGATGGCGAGCCCACCGTGCTCAAGGTTCGGGCAGGAGACGTTCACCTCCAGTGCCCTGCAGGGGGCGTCCGCGAGATCCTCGGTGATCCGCCAGTACTCCTCCACGCTGAGGCCTCCGACGCTCACCACGACGGGCACCCCGAACGACCGATAGCGGGGCAGCACCGTGCGGATGAACTCCGTCGAGCCCGGACTGGGGATCCCCACGCTGTTCAGCATGCCCTCTGCGCTCTCGGTGAGCCGGTGCGAGGGGTTGCCGGAACGCCGTTGCGAGAAAAGCGTCTTGGTGACCACCGCGCCCAGCTCATGTACCGGCAGGAGAGCGGCGAGCTCAGGACCGAAGCAGCCCGACGCGGGCATGACGGGGTTGGCCAGACGCAGCGGGCCGAGCCGGACCGCGAGGTCGGTCCGGTACGCGGCGTGGTCCGCGAAGTGCCGGTCACGGTCGTCGAGCACTGCGGGACTGTGGTCCTGGACCTCCATCATGGGGGCCTGCCTTCTGCGTCGGAGGGATCGGGGGAAAGGGGGCGGAAGCGCGCCGGGCCGGCCGGTGTCCGGGCCACCGGCGCGGGGGCGGCGGGGGCGCGGGGCGTCAGCCGCCGAATCGCTCGGTGAGCTTGCGCTCGGCCCAGCCGATGAGGGCGTACATGACCCACGCCATGAGGCAGAGCAGCCCGAGGCAGATGATCACGAGCTTGATGTCGTCGTTGTCCTGGGCCTGCTTCTCCAGGTAACCGAGCCCCGACTGCGCTCCGATGAACTCGCCGATGACCGCCGCTGTCACCGCCTGCAGAACCCCCAGGCGCAGACCTACGGCGATGGCCGGCAGGCTGTACGGCAGGTCGATTTTGACGGCTCTGGCGACCGGCCCGATGCGCAGCAGGCGGACCAGGTCGTCGATGCTCGTGGGCATGGACCGGAGCCGTGTCACCATGTTGATCATGATCGGATAGAAGGACACCATGGCCACAAGAGCGATCTTGGAGCCGATGCCGAGCCCCAGCCAGAGCACGATCAGCGGGGCGATCGAGATCTTCGGGGTTACCTGCGCCACGATGACCAGCGGCATCAGAATGCGTTCGACGAGCGGCACGCGGGTGAAGAGGATCGCCAGGACGACCCCTGCCACCAAGCCGATCAGTACACCCTGCACCACCTCGGCCAGCGTCTGCTGGATGTGCACCGTGAGCACGCCGTCCCCGGTGTACTGCCAGGCCTGACTGGCCACCGTGGCCGGGCTCGGCAGCTTGTAAGCCGGTATACCGAAGGCCGCTGTGGCCAGCCACCAAAGTGCGACACCGGCCAGCAGGGACAGCATGCCGATCAGTACCGGCCGGACGGCGTCGGCCGTCCGGCCAGGGCGGGCGGCCGCCTCAGTCGAGGTCATCCGGCTTCACCACCAGATCACTCGCGTCGAAGGACGTGTCGAGCAGCTTGAACTGCTTCTGGGAGTCGATGGCCTTCTGCCAGCGGGCGAGGTCAGGTGAGCCCAGGCCGTTCTTCTGCGTGTTGTCCGACTGCCACAGGCTCTTGACGAAGAGGTCCTCGACGATCGTGGTGATCTCCTCCTCCTGGCCCTTGAACGAGGTGGCGTACTTCTTTACCGACATATCGACCGCCTTACGCGGGTTCTTGACGGTGTACTCGATCCCCTTGTTCAGCGCGCTGCCGAACGCCTTGACCGTGTCCGGGTCGCTCTTGACGGCATCCTCACCAGTGATGATCACGTTGCCGAAGGAGGGCAGGTACTTGTCGCTCAGGATCTGGTTCACCTCGACCCCGGCGGACTGGAGCGCGTAGTACCGCAGGCGCGAGAAGATGATCGCGTCGACCTGCCCGTTCTTCAGCGCGTCCACGATGACGCCAGTGCCCAGGGTGCGGACCTTCACGTCGGAGACCTTCAGACCGGCGCTCTGGAGCATCGCCTGGAGCTGAATGTAGTTCGGGCTGCCGAGGTCGGTGACCGCGACGGTCTTGCCCTTCAGGTCCGCGGGGGAGTCGATGTTCGCGGAGGGCTGGGAGAGCAGCGAGCCGATGCCCTGTTGATAGGTGGTGTGCACGACCTTGGTCTTGATGCCCTTGCCGTACGCGGTGACGACCGAGTCGCCGTTCGGGAAGCCGAAGTCGACGTTGCCCGACGCCACGTTCTTCACGATGTCGGAGCCCTGGGCGTAGGTGAAATCGACGTCCAGGCCCGCGTCGGAGAAGTAGCCCTGTTCCTTGGCTTCGTACAGCGGGGCGTAGTACGGCACCGCGGCGCCGTCGATCTGGACGGTGACCTTCTTGGTGCCGTCGGACGATGTCTTCGCCGAGCCGGAGGAGCCAGGGCTGCAGGCGGCGAGAAGAGCGGCTACGGCCAGGGCGGCGGGGATACCGACCAGCTTCTGGGACCTTCTGTTCATGATCTTTCCTTGGGGCGAGGTGGGAGTGAAACTCAGCGGTTCCAGTGCAGGAGCTTGCGCTCGGCCAGGGAGACGAGGCCGAAACCGAGGAGCCCGACCGCCACCGTGATGAGGACTGCGGCTATCAGCAGGGGGGTGTCACTGGAGGTGTTGCCGAGCACCATGAGGTATCCCAGGCCACGTTCGGAGGCGAGGTACTCCGCCAGGAACGCGCCGGTCATGGCGTCGATGACGGCGATCTTGGCGCCGGCCAGCAGCGCGGGGACAGCCGCGGGCAGCTGGATCTTCCGCAGATACTGCCAGCGGGACAGGTGCAGCAGCCGGCCGAGTGAGCTGACGTCCGCGGTGACCTCCTTCAGCCCGAGCATCGTGGCCATGGCCATCGGGAAGAAGACCAGCAGCAGGATGAGCGCGTACTGAGAGGTCAGGCTGAGACCGAACCAGAGCACCAGCAGCGGTGCGACGGCGATCTTGGGAGCGGCCTGGAGCAGCACCATGTAGGGCGCGAGGATCTCCCGCACCGTACGGGAGGCCCACAGCACCCAGCCCAGGGCGATACCGATCAATGACCCGCCGAGGAATCCCAGCACGATGTTGCGCAGGGTGTAGCTGAGGTTGGGCCACAGCGTGCCGTCCGTTACCAGCTTCACCCCCGCGTCCAGTACGTCGCCGGGAGCGGGCAGCAGATAGGACGGTACGTCGGCCAGCCTGACATAGGTGCTCCAGGCCGCCAGCACGGCCGCCGCGTAGGCGAGCGGCGTCAGTATCCGTACGGTCCTGCGGAGGGCGCCGCTGTGGCGGAGGCCGGATCCTGCGGGACGCTTCCCGTCCCGGCCGGGAGCCGGGCGGCGGGTGAGGGTTTCCGTACTCACACCAGCTCCTGACGGAGCATGCCGGAGAACTTCGCGAATTCGGGCAGCTGCCTGGTCTCGGGGGTGCGGTCACGGTCCAGGGGGACGGTGTGGATGGCCTTGATGCGGCCCGGCCGTGCCGACATCACGGCCACACGGTCGGCGAGGTAGGTGGCCTCCTCGACGCTGTGGGTGACCAGGACGATGGTCTTGTGGGTCGTTTCCCAGATGCGTAGCAGGTCGTCGTGGAGCCGGTCCCTGGTGATGGCATCCAGCGCCCCGAAGGGTTCGTCCATGAGCAGGATCCGGGGGTTGTAGGCCAACGCGCGGGCGATGGCGGTGCGCTGGCGCATGCCGCCGGACAGTTCCTTGGGGAACGAGTCGGCGAAGTCGGTGAGACCGACCAGGTCGAGCAGGTTCGCCACCTGCTCGCGCCCCTGCTCCGAGGTGTCGCGCTGCGCCTCCAGACCCAAGGCGACATTGCGCCGGACTGTGCGCCACGGAAGCAGCGCCGGCTCCTGGAAGACGAAGCCGATGTCCTTGCCCGGACGCGGAGGGACACTCCAGTCCAGGTCTCCTTCGAAGTCTGTGTCCAGGCCGGCCATCATCCTCAGCAGTGTCGACTTGCCGCACCCGGAGGGCCCGATGAGCGCGACGATCTCGCCCTCGCCCACGTCCAGATCTACGTCCTCCAGAGCCACCACCGTCGAGCGCTTGGCAGAGGTGTAGGTCTTGTGGACCCCTCGGACCGACAGGAGAGGGCTCATGCGGACCCCGCCCCCCGACATCGCACGGTCCGAGACGCTCGTGCCGCGGTGACACCCGTCATCGGTGTGTGTGGAGTGGTGTGGCATGAAGATCTCCTCAATCGTCACGGCGTCGGTGCCCGTACGGAGCCCAGCGGGATCGTTCCGGATCACCGGCACACCACCAAGATTTCCGTATTTGGAAAACGGGCTTCCACTTCGCTAGTCAGAGACTGGATGCTTTTTCGGCCATAGTCAAGGCCCTAGATCTCGGCCCGCAAATCGGGTATACCGTCAGGCGTGTTCGCTTTTTCCGGATGTGTGGGGCCGACGCAGGAGCAACCCGCGTGCTGGAAAGTTACGTTCCCGGTCACACACTTCTTCCACTCATGAAAATTGAGTCTTCATAAGGAGGTCGTCGCCGATGGCGAGAAGCGCACAGGATCCATGGCGCAAGGGGGCGCCGCCCCATCTCCCGGCCGGAGCCGGCACCCTCCCACCGGTCTGTCTGCTCCCGGGAGACCCCGCCCGGGTCGACCTGGCCGCCGAGGTGCTCGACGACTTCCGAATCCTCGGCCAGAACCGAGAGTTCAGGATCGGTACCGGCCGAGCACCCGGCGGCCGGCGGATCGCGGTTTGCTCGACCGGTATCGGAGGCCCCTCCACCGAGATCGCCGTTGTCGAGCTCGCCCGGCTCGGAGTAACGACCGTTCTGCGCACCGGCGGCATGGGCGCCCTGACCGGCCGTATCCCACCGGGTACCGTGTGCGCGGCTGTTCGGGCGGTACCCGGCAGCGGCGCCGCCTCGCACTATCCCGGCGACCCGGATGGGCCGACGGCCCATCCGGCCGTGCTGACCGCCCTCCGGCAGGCAGCGCGCGGCCTGGACGTACCGCTCACCGAGATCTCCGTCGCCACCGTCGACTCGTACTACCTCGGGCAGGGACGGCCACTTCCCGGACACGAGGAGCGCGCGGCCGCCAGGATGGACGTCCTGCGAGGACTGGGCATCGACGGCCTGGAGATGGAGACCGAGACGGTGCTGGCGGTGGCCGGGGCCCTCGGCGTACGAGCAGGTGCCGTGCTGGTCGCGCACGCCAACCGTGCCACCGACGACTGGCTTGAGGACTACCGCCCCGCGCAACTCGCCATGCTGCGGGTGGCGGTGAGCGCGGCGGCGCTACTCTCGGACGACGGCGATCCGCAGGCGGGCACCGCGATCACGACCTCGACAGCGCACGGGTGACTGCACATCACTGGAGCACTCGCGAGCGGGCGTGACAACGGCGCCAGGACGATGTCCTCCGTCCGCGCCCGGTAGCCCCTTGCCCCCGACGAACGGACGGACCGCTGAGTACCGACAGTTACACCAGAACGCTGCGCATCCTGCGGGTCATCGCGGCCCATTTGCGCGGCATGTCGTTGCAACAACTGCATGAGGAGCTGGGCATCCCGATAGGCAGCCTGCACCGGGTGATGGCTGCGCTCGTCGCGGAACGCTACGTGACCCGCTCTCCCAGCAACCGCCGGTACTTCATCGGACCGGCCTTCAGCGAGCTGTCCACGATGGCCGTCACTTCCCAGGGCACGGCGGTCAGCCCGCCGCGCCCCATGGAAGAGGTCGCCAAGGAAAGCGGCGAGACCGTGTTCCTCACCGAACTGACAGGCTCACGCCTGCTCTGCGTGGCTCTGGTCGAGGGCATACACCCGCTACGCCTGTTCGTTCGGGTGGGCCAGGACATGCCACCGCACGCGGCGGCCTCGGCCCGCAGCATCCTCGCTTACCAGACACCCGAGACCGTCGCCATGGTGCTGCGCGAGCAGGAGCTAACGGCCTACACCACAGACACCCCGCACACGGCGGGGCACGTGACGGCCCATCTCGTCCAGGTGCGGATGCAGGGTTTCGACGTGTGCGAGAACGAACTGGACGACGACGTCTGGGCGGTGTCCGCCCCCGTATTCGGCTCCACCGGCCAGACCACGTCCAGCATCACCCTCGCTGCCGCGGGCCAGCGGATGCGGGACCCGCTGGCCCGTACCCGCGCCACCGAATCCGTCCTGCGGGCCGCCCGCGCACTCTCCATGGAACATGGATACGTCGCCAGCACCTCCCCCACCCTCCCTCGGCCCTCCCCCGAACCCGCCGGATAGGAGCGGGCCGGCCCTTCGCGACGGGCGCGGGCCCCGTACCCAGCGGGGGCCCGGTGCGTCCAACTGCGAGAACGGATACAGGCGGCCGGGCCAGTCGGGAGTGCTGGAGAAACAGCAGTTGAAACAGCAGGTCAAGGCGGTTTCCGGGTGGGCGGTGACCTCAGCGGCCCCCTGAAGCAGCCGCCCCGGCAACCGGCCGCCCCGCCGCCGCCCCCGCGTACGCCCCGCCCACGTCCCACGCCTGGTGCATCGCGTCGGCGAAGGCGGCGGCCAGGTGGTGTTCGCCGGTCGGGCCCGGGTGGGTGCCGTCGTACGTGTCCGTGTGGATGTCGTACGCCGGGGGGTGGGAGGCCAGGAGGAGGGGCGAGGCCGGGGTGTCCAGGTCCGCCACCGCCTTCGCGAGGAGTTCGTTGAAGCGGGCGCACTCGGCGGCGAACGGGGCGTCCGACTCGGCGCGTATGTTCGGGATGACCGGGAGCAGGACGCACCGGACGCGCGGGTTCGCCGTACGGGCGGCGGCCAGGAAGGCGCGGGCGTTCCGGGCGGTCTGCCCGCTGTTCGTGTAGAAGCCGAGGTCTATCAGGCCGAGCGAGACGAGCAGGACGTCCGGGCGGTGCGCGGCGACCGTCTCCGCGATCACCGGGGCCATGTGCAGCCAGCCCTCGCCCCAGCCGGCCAGGTGGCGGCGGGCCGGGAGCGGGAAGTCCTCGGCGGCGTACGCGGAGGAGGCCGCGGCGCCCGTTTCGGTGTCGTACAGCTCCGTGCGCGGGCCGACGAGTGCGAAGGGGCCGTCGAGGGACGCCGACAGGTGCTGCCACAGGCGGTAGCGCCACGTGAAGTCGCCGGCGCGCCCGATGGTCATGGAATCGCCGACACACATGAAACGCATGGCGCCATCATGGCGGATCTTGGCTACGGCCCGGTACGTGACGATGGACACTTGTGCCATGCGTTCGTACCGACTGACTGCCCTGGGCTCCGCCGCCCTGCTCTCCCTCGCCGTGGCGGCGCCCGCCGCGGCCGATGACGACGGGGCCGACCGGACCTTCACGATCGAGGACCCCCGCATCACCGAGTCCAGCGGCCTCGCCGCGAGCCGCGCCCACCCGGGGATCTACTGGACGCACAACGACAGCGACGACGGGCCGTACGTCTTCGCCGTCGACTCCCGCACCGGGAAGACCGTCGCGACGATCACCATGAAGGGCGTCGGCGCCCCGCGCGACGTGGAGGCGATCTCGCTCGGGTCCGACGGGAATCTGTACGTCGGCGACATCGGCGACAACCTCAACGGCAGCTGGGACCACGTCTGGATCTACCGGTTCCCCGAGCCGAAGGTGCTGAAGGACGCGACCGTCCGGGCCACCCAGTTCGACGTCAAGTACGCCGACGGCCCGCGCAACGCGGAGGCGCTGATGGTCCACCCCAGGACCGGACGCGTCTACATCGCGTCGAAGAACGAGGAGGGCGGCGGGCTGTACGAGGGGCCCGCCGAGCTGAAGACCGGCTCGGACAACGTCTTCCGGCGGGTCGGAGAGGTGCCGTGGGTGACGGACGGGGCGTTCTCCCCGGACGGCAAGGAACTGGTCCTGCGCTCCTACTTCAGCGCCCGCGGCTACACCTTCGCCAACGGCCGGCTCGGCAAGGACTACCCCGTCGAATCGCCCCTCCTCCCGCAGTCCGAGTCCGTGACGTACACGGCGGACGGCGCCGCCCTGATGTACGGCTCCGAGGGCGAGCGGAGCCGTGTCGTACGGGTGGACCTGCCGAAGACCGGGGACGGCGGCGGGGGCGGTGCCACCCACCGGGCCGGGGGGATCAAGGAGTCGGCGGACTCCGACGGCGACGGGGTGCCGGTGAAGGGCACCACGCTGACCGGAGTCGCCGTGCTGGCCGGGATCGGGCTGCTGCTGTTCCTGGGCCGGCGGCGCCGCAAGGGGTGAGCGCGCTCAGGTCTCCAGCGGCCGGATCTCGTAGTGCAGGGTCCTGTCCCGTTTGACGCGGTGGGTGAGCGGTACGAGCACGCCCTGCATCGCCGGGTACTTCCGGGACAGCATCCGGGACGCGTGCGTGTTCTCCTTCGACCCGGCCGGGAGGAGGCGCGCGTGGGCCTCGATCTGCGGCCCCGTCGGGCGCCCGCGTACGGTGCACGGGCCGATCCGCACCCTCGGGTGGTTGCGCATCCGCTCCACCTTCCACGCCGAGGAGAACGTACGGATGTAGGCGTGGTCGCCCTCGACCGCGATGTGCACCGGGGTGTCGGCATGCGTCCCGTCCTGCCGCTGCGTGCTCAGCAGGACGGTGTACTGCTTCACGTAGGGCTTGAGCTCCGGGATCGTATCCATACCTCCATGGTGCGCCGGTTCGGCCCGGTGTCATCCCGGCAGCCGCCGGGCGACAGGCGTTTCGCGTAAGGTCCCCGGTCCATGACGACCGATCGCGGCCCTCGCAGCCCCGCCCCCTTCACCACTCCCCGCCTCGACGCCCTGCCCCTGCGGGTGGCGCACGCGGACGAGATGGCCGCCGTGCTGGCCGACCCCGCCCTGCACACCTTCACCGGAGGCGCCCCGGAGACCGCCGAGGCCCTGCGGGCGCGGTACACACGCCAGACCGCCGGTTCGCCGGAC comes from Streptomyces sp. Mut1 and encodes:
- a CDS encoding dihydroorotase, encoding MMTLRGVRPLGGPPRDVTVRDGRIATVTSPGNAGGTSAADTTTADCDGLIMLPALVDLHTHLREPGDAASETIASGTGAAAHGGYSDVLAMANCVPATDTPERVRHIIERAARTASCRVHPVGAVTSGLAGRSLAPLDAMAAAGALMFSDDGVCVEDPRLLLRALEAARRTGTFVAQHAQCPRLAERGQVNAGAAAHATGLPPWPATAEETIVARDVVIAGATGGRLHICHVSTAGTVEIVRWAKSRGWPVTAEVTPHHLLLTDLLARDGDPLHKVNPPLRTAGDVAALRAALRDGTIDAVATDHAPHTALSKDNHWCEAPFGMLGLETALPVVAKALGDGGEPDWGLLATVMSTRPAGIAGLADVAGRPLRAGEPATFTLVDPEADWRVDRTESVSASDNTPFHGMTFGHRVVATMVEGRVTADIGRRLAFPTADADNPPVSSSTG
- a CDS encoding iron-sulfur cluster-binding protein codes for the protein MNTLDITDTAAGVPVRDSVTPLSGSETDRPAPTWHRARVLASAPHGRGYHLLRLEAPSIARTCRAGQFVMLTAARDGDTGPVLPRPMAVYSRNPEAGTLDIVLGVVGDGTRRLASFRPGERMLVVGPLGQGFRIAPRTRRVLLVGRGIGTCSLTTVAQECAGTEVEIVAVASGRSADRVVGADVYRAAGVTRLHEVTDDTGSSDVTRLRAMLTADLDQAPPQQILTCGSERLARLCEELGQRWASDVQVSLEAHMACGLGYCHGCATGTRSGPEESPLICADGPVFRLTRPDTDR
- a CDS encoding Zn-dependent hydrolase, whose translation is MTAPALASLPRADAGRLQAHLDAFAGLSEPGRGPGVTRLAYTPLERRAHDRYAAHMRALGLDVRTDTAGNTIAELPGTTPELPGLGTGSHLDSVPGAGAYDGIAGVVAAMEVAQLYVSSETRLTRPVRFVAFAAEEGARFGQACTGSRIAAGLTGPADLETKQDAECVSLAQAMTAVGLDPNDTEAARWRGEDWAAFLELHIEQGSLLASESVPLGLVDLISGSTRLRLDLTGRASHTGGTPMRLRADAMAAAAEIILMIESLANDSRHHGTRATVGRMNVSPGSLTTIAGSVEVYVDVRDVDNDRQRLTAAEIVEGAQSICSRRGIGYESRLLADASPVILPRWLRDTVAEAATEAGVAHRVMPSGASHDAQMINHVVPTGMIFVPSHNGGVSHSPEELTRPAELAVGTDILAASLLRLEARLSAQEALVA
- a CDS encoding dihydroorotate dehydrogenase translates to MMEVQDHSPAVLDDRDRHFADHAAYRTDLAVRLGPLRLANPVMPASGCFGPELAALLPVHELGAVVTKTLFSQRRSGNPSHRLTESAEGMLNSVGIPSPGSTEFIRTVLPRYRSFGVPVVVSVGGLSVEEYWRITEDLADAPCRALEVNVSCPNLEHGGLAIGTDASTVERVVSGVVARTSLPVIVKLTPNVTSISDIARAAEQAGATAVTVANTFPGMAIDVTGRSAVLGNGVGGLSGPAVRPIVLRLVWQAASAVGIPVIGCGGISTARDVLEFVLAGATAVQIGTATFTRPYAMTGILRDLDALCRELGIARLADERGTVRT
- a CDS encoding ABC transporter permease translates to MTSTEAAARPGRTADAVRPVLIGMLSLLAGVALWWLATAAFGIPAYKLPSPATVASQAWQYTGDGVLTVHIQQTLAEVVQGVLIGLVAGVVLAILFTRVPLVERILMPLVIVAQVTPKISIAPLIVLWLGLGIGSKIALVAMVSFYPIMINMVTRLRSMPTSIDDLVRLLRIGPVARAVKIDLPYSLPAIAVGLRLGVLQAVTAAVIGEFIGAQSGLGYLEKQAQDNDDIKLVIICLGLLCLMAWVMYALIGWAERKLTERFGG
- a CDS encoding ABC transporter substrate-binding protein, with product MNRRSQKLVGIPAALAVAALLAACSPGSSGSAKTSSDGTKKVTVQIDGAAVPYYAPLYEAKEQGYFSDAGLDVDFTYAQGSDIVKNVASGNVDFGFPNGDSVVTAYGKGIKTKVVHTTYQQGIGSLLSQPSANIDSPADLKGKTVAVTDLGSPNYIQLQAMLQSAGLKVSDVKVRTLGTGVIVDALKNGQVDAIIFSRLRYYALQSAGVEVNQILSDKYLPSFGNVIITGEDAVKSDPDTVKAFGSALNKGIEYTVKNPRKAVDMSVKKYATSFKGQEEEITTIVEDLFVKSLWQSDNTQKNGLGSPDLARWQKAIDSQKQFKLLDTSFDASDLVVKPDDLD
- a CDS encoding ABC transporter permease, giving the protein MSTETLTRRPAPGRDGKRPAGSGLRHSGALRRTVRILTPLAYAAAVLAAWSTYVRLADVPSYLLPAPGDVLDAGVKLVTDGTLWPNLSYTLRNIVLGFLGGSLIGIALGWVLWASRTVREILAPYMVLLQAAPKIAVAPLLVLWFGLSLTSQYALILLLVFFPMAMATMLGLKEVTADVSSLGRLLHLSRWQYLRKIQLPAAVPALLAGAKIAVIDAMTGAFLAEYLASERGLGYLMVLGNTSSDTPLLIAAVLITVAVGLLGFGLVSLAERKLLHWNR